TATTGAAGCTGTTGCGCAGCTGCGGCCGGATATGATCGGATTTATTTTTTATCGGAATTCTCCACGCTATGCGGGGGAGATGCCCCGCGGAATTTTTACACCCGGCATCATTCGAGTGGGCGTTTTTGTAGATGCGGATCTTTCCGGCATTTTTAAAATCCGCGATTTATACAACCTGGATATGATCCAGCTCCATGGAAATGAATCTCCCGCATTTTGCAGGCAGCTGAAAAAAGAAACCAAAGTAATGAAAGCCATTGCCGTAACCTGTGCCGAAGATATCCGGTGCGCTGCGCAGTTTGAAGGAGAGGTAGATCATCTGCTTTTCGATAACCGATCTGCGCTTTATGGCGGAACGGGAAAAAAGTTCGATCATCTATTGCTGGAGAATTATTCCGGCAATACTCCCTTCTTTCTCAGTGGTGGTATCGGTGAACACGAAGTTACTGGTTACAGGAACTTCTGTCCCTTTCCAATGATGGCCGGATTGGACCTTAACAGCAAATTTGAGATCCGGCCGGGACTCAAGGACATTAAAAGGTTAAAATCTCTGCTCACATGAAAACACAAATGACCGGGAAAGATTATAATGTTGACGAAAATGGTTTTTACGGAGCCTTTGGTGGGGCATTTATTCCGGAAATGTTGCATGCAAATGTGGAGGAACTTTTACGCTTTTATCGAGAGGCCATCGTAGATGATGCCTTTCTCCATGAATTCTATGCCTTGCTGAGAGATTATGTTGGACGGCCTTCGCCGTTATATTACGCTGAGCGCTTGTCGTTTAAGTACGACGCAAAAATTTATCTGAAAAGAGAGGATCTGAACCATACAGGGGCCCATAAGATTAATAACACGTTGGGTCAGATACTGCTGGCACGGAGAATGGGTAAAAAGCGAATCATTGCTGAAACCGGAGCCGGGCAGCACGGAGTTGCAACTGCAACAGTATGTGCTCTCATGAACATGCCCTGTGTTATATATATGGGAGAGACAGATATACGTCGTCAGGCTCCCAATGTGGCCCGCATGAAAATGCTTGGAGCGGAAGTAAGATCCGTTGTCTCCGGAAGTTGTACGCTGAAAGATGCGACCAACGAAGCCATTCGTGATTGGATCAATGATCCTCTGGGCACCTATTATCTCATCGGTTCGGTGGTGGGGCCGCATCCGTATCCGGAGATGGTTGCCCGCTTTCAGAGTGTGATCAGCGAAGAAATAAGGAAGCAGTTGAAAGAAAAGGAGGCCCGGGATGAGCCGGATCATGTGATCGCTTGTGTTGGAGGTGGGAGCAATGCTGCCGGCGCTTTCTTTCATTTCCTGGATTCCGGAAAGGTGCGCCTGCACGGTGTTGAGGCGGCCGGTATGGGACTGGATTCAGGAAAAACGGCTGCCACTCTTGCCAGAGGTGAGCATGGAATTATTCATGGCAGCATGACTATTCTAATGCAGAATGAAGACGGTCAGATCACAGAACCACATTCCATCTCTGCCGGACTTGATTACCCAGGCATCGGCCCCCTGCATGCACACCTTTTTGAAAGTGGCCGGGCAGTGTATCATGCCGTGACTGACAAAGAAGCACTGACAGCCGGATTTGAACTGGCGGCACTGGAGGGTATCATTCCCGCATTGGAAAGTGCACATGCTCTTGCTGCGTTGAAAAAGATAACATTTGGAAAGGGAGAGATAGCTGTGCTGTGTTTATCCGGCAGAGGCGATAAGGATATGGAAACCTATTTAAATCATTCAGCATGAGTCTTTCTGTTTTCTTTACAGCCGGATACCCGCAGTTAAACGATACGCTTCCCTTGCTTTCGTCACTTGAGAAGGAGGGAATAGAGAGGGTAGAAATCGGTATCCCTTTTTCCGACCCTCTGGCTGACGGTCCTGTTATCCAGGAAAGCAGCATGGTGGCGCTGAAGAACGGAATGTCGCTGCGCATCCTTTTTGAACAACTAAAAGAACGCCCCCGGTCTTCTAAAACGAAAATTTACCTGATGGGATACCTGAATCCTGTGCTCCGCTTTGGTATGGAGAATTTTTTAAATGAGTGTTCAGAATGCGGAGTGCGCGGTGTAATTCTTCCCGACCTGCCCCCGGAAATCTATGCTAAGATGTACGCACATATGTTTGAGAAATACAGGCTGAGCTGCATCTTTCTTATTTCACCGCAAACTTCAGACCAGCGAATCCGGTTAGTTGATTCACTCTCGACAGACTTTATTTATGCGGTTTCTGTTTCAGCAACCACCGGAAGAAAGATTGATCCGGCCAACAGAGAGGAGTTTATGAAACGAATCAGTTCGATGGGTTTAAAGAATGAGATCGTAGCAGGATTTGGAATTTCTGACAATGCCGCTTACATGTCGGTGATGCGTTTTCTGGACGGCGCCATTTCGGGAACAGCATTTATTCAGTATATAAAAACACACGGAACAGAAAACATTTCGCCATTCATTCGTCAATTCCAAAACACATGATAATTCAAGTCAAAGTGGGAATAGAGGAGCTGCAACGTAAACGGGTGCTTGAAGCGGTAGCTCTGGCCGGTTACAAAGCGACGGAAGTAAACACGCGTTCGCGCCGTTACCTCGTTTGTATCGGAAAAAAAGAATTCGATATCCGTACGCTGGGGTCTCTTCCGGGGGTAGAGGATGTTCACCGGGTGAGTGATAGCTATAAGTTGGTTTCATCAAAATGGAAAGTGGGTAAATCATCGGTACCTGTGGGCGATGACCTGTTCATCGGTGGCAGTAATTTCGCCATAATGGCCGGGCCTTGCAGCATCGAATCCGAAGAACAGGTGAGAAGCATAGCCCGTCATCTGA
This is a stretch of genomic DNA from Bacteroidia bacterium. It encodes these proteins:
- a CDS encoding phosphoribosylanthranilate isomerase, with the protein product MRLKVCGLRDPENIEAVAQLRPDMIGFIFYRNSPRYAGEMPRGIFTPGIIRVGVFVDADLSGIFKIRDLYNLDMIQLHGNESPAFCRQLKKETKVMKAIAVTCAEDIRCAAQFEGEVDHLLFDNRSALYGGTGKKFDHLLLENYSGNTPFFLSGGIGEHEVTGYRNFCPFPMMAGLDLNSKFEIRPGLKDIKRLKSLLT
- the trpB gene encoding tryptophan synthase subunit beta, coding for MTGKDYNVDENGFYGAFGGAFIPEMLHANVEELLRFYREAIVDDAFLHEFYALLRDYVGRPSPLYYAERLSFKYDAKIYLKREDLNHTGAHKINNTLGQILLARRMGKKRIIAETGAGQHGVATATVCALMNMPCVIYMGETDIRRQAPNVARMKMLGAEVRSVVSGSCTLKDATNEAIRDWINDPLGTYYLIGSVVGPHPYPEMVARFQSVISEEIRKQLKEKEARDEPDHVIACVGGGSNAAGAFFHFLDSGKVRLHGVEAAGMGLDSGKTAATLARGEHGIIHGSMTILMQNEDGQITEPHSISAGLDYPGIGPLHAHLFESGRAVYHAVTDKEALTAGFELAALEGIIPALESAHALAALKKITFGKGEIAVLCLSGRGDKDMETYLNHSA
- a CDS encoding tryptophan synthase subunit alpha, which translates into the protein MSLSVFFTAGYPQLNDTLPLLSSLEKEGIERVEIGIPFSDPLADGPVIQESSMVALKNGMSLRILFEQLKERPRSSKTKIYLMGYLNPVLRFGMENFLNECSECGVRGVILPDLPPEIYAKMYAHMFEKYRLSCIFLISPQTSDQRIRLVDSLSTDFIYAVSVSATTGRKIDPANREEFMKRISSMGLKNEIVAGFGISDNAAYMSVMRFLDGAISGTAFIQYIKTHGTENISPFIRQFQNT